Within Myxococcales bacterium, the genomic segment ACAGATCTTGTTCGTCGTCTACTAAGAGTACCTGAGTGGCCATGATGACTCCCCCTTACATCAATCATCAGATGATAATGTGCACTAAGTCCGCAAGCCTTCGACTATAGCCATCGTGACCTCCTCGGTGCTAGAGGCCTCGGCGGGTTTGAGGTCCCTGGTCCGTACACCCAGCGTGACGCACCGGCCGACGGCTTGTTCAACGGCCTGGGCTTCTTGGGTAAGCCCCAAACTATGCCGCAACAACAGCGCGGCACTGAGAATCGTTCCGACGGGATTGGCAACGCCCTGGCCAGCAATGTCCGGGGCAGAGCCATGGATGGGCTCGTAAAGTCCTAAACGACTGTCACCGAGAGAGGCGCTTGGCAACATGCCGAGCGATCCGGTGAGCACCGCAGCTTCATCTGAAAGAATATCGCCGAACATATTCTCGGTGACCATGACATCAAAACTCTGAGGATCGGTGACCAAGCGCATGGCGGCAGAATCCACGAGCTGGTGCTCTAACATGACATGAGGATAATCCTGGGCAATCTGGGATGTGACCTGTCTCCACAAACGGGAGCTCTCCAGTACGTTCGCCTTATCGACCGAGGTGACCTTACCCCGGCGGCTCTCGGCAAGCGTAAACGCAAGCCGAACCACTCGCGCGATTTCGTGGGTGGTGTACATCAGGGTATCCACCGCACGCTCGCCTCCTTCATAGGGCTCGCGAAATCGCGGCTCCCCGAAGTAGATGCCGCCCGTAAGTTCACGCACCACGATCATATCGACGCCTTCGAGCACCTCGGCGCGCAGCGGCGAGGCCGAAAGAAGCTCTGGAAAAAGAGTGACCGGCCGAAGATTGGCAAACAGGCCCATTCCCTTGCGCAGACCTAACAAGCCTTGCTCCGGTCGTACGTGTGACGCCGGGTCCGACCACGCTGGCCCCCCCACCGCGCCGAGTAATACTGCATCTGCCGCCAAGCATGCCGAAAGCGTATCTTCGGGCAGAGGTGAGTGCGTCGCATCAATCGCGGCACCGCCAATGAGCCGGGTATCGAACTCGAAGGTGTGTCCAAATCGTCGCGCTACGGCCTCAAGGACTTGCCGCCCCGCGTGTACGATTTCCGGCCCGATGCCGTCGCCGGGTAACATGACCAGTTTTGCCATCATAGGGTGCTAGCCTTTAGGTGGGTTGGTTTCGTACGTGCGGGCTCTGAGTCCAACAAAAGACCATATTCTATTCCATCAACCAGTGCATACAGCGATGCCTCGATGATATTTCCCGAGGCACCCACGGTTCCCCAGGTTCGCAGCCCCCGGCGGCAATCAATTAACACGCGCACGATAGCCGATGTCCCATCCCCGCCATCGAGAATGCGCACCTTATAGTCCACAAGCTGTATGTCGTCGAGATGGGCGATATAGGGTCCGAGCGCCTTCCTTAGCGCCGCATCGAGGGCCGCCACTGGCCCATCCCCTTCGGAGATCGCATGCTCTGTTTGGCCATGGACATCGACCTTGACGGTCGCCTCGGCATAGGGCCGCGAGCCCTCCCGCATGCCAGCTTTGACCTCGTAATCGATCACGCGAAACGGTGGCAGATACTCAGGATCTCTGCGCTCTAGCATCAGAGCAACCGACGCTTCCGCTGACTCGAAGGAGTAACCTTGAGCCTCGCACAGTTTGATGTGCTGGAGCACCTCCAAATCGACCCCCGAGGCCACGTGAACGCCGTGCTCCTCCGCTTTCGTGAGAACGTTGCCGCGCCCCGAAAGCTCGCTCACCAATGTGCGGGCTTCATTGCCAACCCATTCAGGTTCGATGTGCTGGTATGAGAGAGCATTCCTTCGCATGGCAGCGACGTGAACGCCGCCTTTGTGGGCAAATGCGCTGCGGCCAACATATGGCGCATGCTCGTCGAAGGGCAAGTTAGCTAACTGTGTCACGTAACGCGATACGTCCTGAAGTTCGTTCAAACGGCCCTTCGGCAAACACTCGCGATCCATCTTCAGCTCCAAATTTGGCACAATCGTCATCAAGTTCGCGTTTCCACATCGCTCGCCGTAGCCGTTGACCGTTCCTTGAATGTGAATTGCGCCACCCTGAACCGCAGCGAGACTATTGGCCACTGCGCAGCCGGTATCGTTGTGGGCGTGGATGCCCAAGGGATGCTCAACCGCCACCATAGTGTTGCGGGTGACTTCCTCGATTCTCCAAGGCAGGTTTCCACCATTTGTGTCACACAACACACACACCTCAGCGCCCCCACGCTTAGCTGCATTGATGGTTTCAAGCGCGTAAACCGAGTCGTGACAATACCCGTCAAAGTAATGTTCGGCGTCGTAAATGACACGACGACCATGAACAACCAGATACGCGACGCTTTCTTCGATTAGCCGCAGGTTTTCGTCTAACGTCGTGCGGAGCACGTCAGTGACGTGGAGTCCCCAGCTTTTCCCAAAAACGGTGCAAACCGGCGTGGAAGCTGCCAGCAGTGTATTGAGATTAGCATCGTCTTCCACCGAAACGTTCACGCGGCGCGTTGACCCAAAGGCTGCAACCGCCGCGTGAGTCCACGCCATGTCTTTGGCCCGATCAAAAAACTCGATATCCTTGGGGTTCGATCCCGGCCAACCACCCTCGATAAAATGCACGCCAAAGAGATCCAATCGTTGAGCAATGCGGATCTTGTCCTGGCACGAATAGGAGATGCCCTCACGCTGCGTCCCATCGCGTAGCGTTGTGTCGTAGAGTTGAATCGGCGGGTTAGCCATGGCGTCGTTGATTTTTTTCGTAAGCCTCGATGTCGGGGTTGAACCCAAGAATGTAGTCAAGCTCGTCGATCCCTTCGAGCAAACAGTATTTCGAAAAGGGCTCGATGGGGAAAGCGCCGTGCAAACCATCCGGTAGGGTGACCTGCTGTTGGACCAGGTCAATGTTTAGCTGTGCCCTCGGGTCAGCTTCTACAAGCCGGGCGATGGCGGCATGCAGACTTGCGTCGACCTGCACAGGCAACAAGCCGTTTTTGAGCGAGTTGTTCCGAAAGATGTCGGCAAACGATAATGCGATGACCGCCCTCAGCCCCCATGCCCGAAGCGCCCAGGGTGCATGCTCGCGCGATGATCCCGATCCGAAGTTGTGACCGGCGAGGAGCAGCTCGGCCCCGCGGGCAGACGCGAGATTCAATGGAAAATCCGGGTTTGGCGTTCCGTCAGCGAGATAGCGCCAGTCTGAAAACAACTTCTCTCCCAGCCCGTTCTTATCCGTAACCTTGAGAAACCTGGCAGGAATAATCTGGTCGGTATCAACATTGTCGCGCAAAAGTGGGACGACATGGGATGTGATGGGTATAAATTTTTCCATGTGCAGCCCTCTCTAAGTAAGCAACGACCGCACGTCATGAATGCGACCTGCAATGGCGGTGGCGGCCGCCGTCAAAGGGGAGGCCAGAAACGTGCGACCGCCTTTGCCTTGCCTGCCCTCGAAGTTGCGGTTGCTGGTACTGACGGCATACTGGCCAGGACTCAACTGATCACCATTCATGCCAATGCACATGGAACAGCCTGGGTTGCGCCACTCGGCTCCGGCCGCCTTAAAGATGCTGTCCAATCCCTCAGCTTCCGCCTCGCGTTTGACCTCTTCTGACCCAGGTACCACGAGTGTGCGCACGGTGGGGGCGACCTTTCGGTCTTTAAGGATGGATGCAGCAAGGCGCAAATCTGTGATGCGTGAATTGGTACAGGAGCCAATAAACACTACGTCAACCGGCATTCCCAGCAGGGGCTTACCCGGCTCTAGTGCCATGTAATTTAGCGCCTTTTCCAGCGCCTGCCGTTGAGCCATGTCGCTGAGGCTGCGGGGGTCGGGCACCGGTTGTGTGATGGCCACGCCCATGCCCGGATTGGTACCATAGGTGATCATGGGCTCAAGGCGCGAGGCATCAAGTGATACGCGGAGATCATACGTGGCGTCAGGATCACTTGGCAAAAGCTTCCAACGTGCGACTGCATCGTCCCACGCGCCTGCCTTAGGCGCATGTTCTCGGTTTGCGAGATAACTAAACGTTGTCGCATCGGGTGCGATCATTCCAGCGCGCGCTCCTGCCTCGATACTCATGTTGCAGATTGTCATCCGCCCTTCCATGTCCAGGGCGCGAATCGCGGATCCGGTGTACTCAAGGACATACCCGGTGCCGCCGTCGGTGCCGATCTTGGCGATTAGCGCCAGAATAACATCCTTGGCCGTCACGCCTCGTGACAGTACACCATCAATGTTGACCTCATAGGTCTTGGGACGCCGCTGCAGCAAACACTGCGTTGCAAGCACATGCTCGACCTCGCTTGTCCCGATTCCGAACGCCAACGCCCCAAAAGCGCCGTGGGTAGAGGTATGACTGTCGCCGCATACGATCGTCATGCCCGGTTGGGTGAGTCCCAACTCAGGTCCGATCACATGCACAATGCCGTGATGAGCGCTGCCCAGGGCGTGCAGCAAAATACCAAATTCACGACAATTGGCTTCGAGCTGCTTGAGTTGCGCCTCGGCCAAAGTGTCAACGACCGCGAGTGACTTGGGAAGCGTCGGTGTGGAGTGATCCATGGTGGCTACCGTGAGTTCCGGTCGCCGGACTGTAAGACCGCGCGCACGCAGCCCTGCAAAAGCCTGTGGTGAGGTTACCTCGTGAATCAAGTGCAAATCGACATAAAGGACAGCGGGTCTATCAGCCTCTTCTCGTACTACGTGAGCATTCCATACTTTTTCAAACAGCGTCGTATTCATAGTGCTTCATCCCCGAGCCTGAGCTGAGTCTTTGACCGTCTCGCTGACGCGGGTTGGTTCGCGATGCGATAACAATCGGTTGAGCGCAGCGATATAGGCTTTGGCGCTGGCAAGAAGGATGTCCGGATCCGCGCCATGTCCGTAGAAAACACGGTGTTGCCGTCCGTGCTGTGCGCTTTGACCTTTGGACGGGTTGTCACTTCGAATGCGCACACTCACCTCTCCGAGCGCGTCAATACCCTCGGTTACGGCATGCACTGAGTATTCCACAAGAACGCTGGGTGCTTTAACGATGGCATCGATGGCCTTGTAGAGTGCATCGATAGGCCCGCCGCCGGTAGCAGCTTGCGTGTGGGCAACGCCGTCTGAAGTGAGAAGCCGAATCGTCGCCGTGGGAATGCCGCCAAGCGCTGAGCTCACCTGCAACCGCTCCAGAATGAAATGCTCCTTGGGCGGATGGAGTTCCGAGCTCGCCAACGCCTCGACGTCGGCGTCGGTTACCGTTTTCTTCTTGTCAGCAAGGGCCTTGAACTGATTAAATGCTTTTTCGAGCTGCGGTGCATCGAGGTCGTAACCGAGTTCCTTGAGCCTTACCGCAAAGGCATGTCTACCCGAGTGTTTGCCAAGGACCAGATGACTTTGTGAAGCGCCGACGGTCTCTGGTCGCATGATCTCATAAGTCTCTTCGTGTTTAAGCATTCCGTCTTGGTGAATGCCAGCTTCGTGCGCAAACGCGTTGGCGCCAACGATGGCCTTGTTGGGCTGCACCACGATGCCTGTTGTTTTACTGACGAGCCGACTCACGCGGATAAGCTGCGTTGTGTCGATGCCCGTCGTAAGTTCGAGCGCTGAGCGCCTCGTATGAAGTGCCATCACGATCTCCTCAAGGGATGTGTTCCCGGCACGTTCGCCGATACCGTTGACGGCAACCTCAACCTGTCGCGCTCCGGCACGGATACCCGCTAACGAGTTGGCGGTGGCCAGCCCGAGATCGTTATGACAATGCACGGAAATCACCACATTCTGAGAGTCTTTCACACGTTGATAAATACGGGCAATGCGCTCCCCAAATTCATCGGGCATGGTGTAGCCGACCGTGTCCGGAATGTTGAGTGTTTTTGCGCCGGCGGCGATAGCGACATCCAATACCTCGTGCAAGAAGTCCTCTTCGGTGCGCCCGGCATCTTCCGCGCTAAACTCCACATCAGCACACAGACCGCATGCAAAGCGCACCATCTCGTTGACCCGCTCAAGAACTTGCGCCTGGCTCATTCTGAGTTTGTGTTCCCGGTGGATGGGAGACGTAGCCAAGAACGTATGAATGCGTGGATGCTTCGCAGGTTTGACGGCTTCCCAGGCCTGCTCGATATCCCGTCGTTGCGCACGGGCCAGCCCGCAAATGGTGGGAGGGCGATTGCTGGGTCGCCCCTCCACACAAAGGTTGCCTACGCGCTCTGCGATTGCTTTGACCGCAGCGAGATCATCGGGTGACGCCGCTGGGAACCCGGCTTCGATCACATCCACGCCCACTCTTGAAAGCATCCGCGCGACCTCCAGTTTTTCGTCCGAAGTCATGCTGGCACCCGGAGACTGCTCTCCATCGCGCAAGGTGGTGTCGAAAATACGTACGTAGTTTGCGTCCGTTGGATCCATATCTAGTCTCCTGACTTTACCGTGACCGGCTCGACAAATGGCATCATTTCGCGAAGCTTAGCTCCTACCTTCTCGATGGTATGCGCTTGCTCGTCACGGACGTGTTTTTTGTAGTTGGGCCGTCCCGCCTCATTCTCCGCTATCCAGCGCTTGGCAAACGTACCATTCTGAATCTCATCCAAAATGACTTTCATCTCTGCTTTGGTGTGATTGTTGATGATACGCGGGCCAGAGACGTAATCGCCCCACTCCGCAGTGTCGCTGATGGAATAACGCATGTAATTGAGCCCGCCACGGTACATCAGGTCGACAATGAGCTTCAGCTCATGGAGGCATTCAAAATAGGCGATCTCCGGTTGATATCCGGCTTCAACCAAGGTCTCAAAGCCGGCTTTGACCAGAGCACTGGCCCCGCCGCATAACACAGCCTGCTCTCCAAAGAGATCCGTTTCCGTTTCCTCCTCGAAGGTCGTGGTCAATACGCCGGCGCGTGCGGAACCGATGCCCTTGGCGTACGCCAACGCATTCTGGTCGGCCTGACCGCTGGCATCCTGATGAACGGCAAGGAGTGCAGGCACGCCGCCGCCTTCCCGATAGGTTTCTCTCACCCGGTGCCCAGGTCCCTTAGGTGCTATCATACTAACATCGATGTGGCGGGGAGGTTTTATCTCGCCGAACCGGATATTAAATCCATGTGCAAACATCAAGGTCTGGCCTTCCCGAAGCTGGGGCTCGATATGTTCCTTGTAGATAGCCTTTTGGGCCGTGTCCGGCGCCAACAGCATGATGACATCGCTCTGTTCGGCGGCTTCGCGCACTGAAACAACCTGCAAACCATCCCCTTTGGCGGTGGCCTTTGAGCGGCTGCCCTCGTGGAGCCCGATGCGCACATCGATCCCGCTATCTCGAAGGTTTAGGGCGTGGGCGTGGCCTTGCGAGCCATAGCCTATGATGGCAACTTTTTTTCCCTGAATGCGACTGAGGTCTGCGTCTTTGTCATATCGAATCTGAACCATGGCTATCTGTCCTTTCTTAGTCCTGCTATGCGGCACGTACGTCTCTTCTTACCTTGGGCACCGACATTTCCGGTCCGCGTTTCATGGCAATCGCCCCAGTGCGCACGATCTCGGCCGTGCCAAATGGCTGTAACACCACCACAAAACTGTCGATTTTTTCTTGGGAGCCCGTAATCTCAACAATCATTGCTTCCGGCGCGATGTCGACGATGTGTGCGCGAAAGACATTGCAAACCTCGATGGCTTGCGCGCGCCTCTCAGGATCGACCAATACTTTGATCAGGGCCAGATGGCGTATCACACACGGCGTGTCCGTGACATCTTCGACTGTCAGCACGTTGACCAGTTTGTATAAGTTGGCCTCGAAACGCCGAGCCGTGTCTGCATCGGCCTGCACCACAATCGTCATTCGCGAGATGCCCTGCTCGTGGGTATGTCCAACATTAAGCGACTCAATGTTAAACGCACGCCGGCGGAACAGTGATGCCACTCGGTTGAGTACGCCAGGCTTATCTTCCACATAGACTACAAACGTTCGCCACTCTTTTGGGGTCATGACTAGTCCTCACCGGTTTCATAGATAGGATTGTGTTTCCGAATCTCCTTCGCAGGTGCCGCGCTCGGCCGACGGATCATGTTATGCAGATCGGCTCCAGACGGCACCATCGGATAGACGCTGTCTTCTTGTTCTACTCGGAAGTCGACAACGACTGTTCCTTCATAAGCACGCGCCTCCTCTACAGCCTGCCCGATTTCGCTGCGTTTGGTGACGCGCAACCCCAAAAGATCATGGGCGTCTGCCAATTTTACAAAATCAGGACTTAACAGCGGTGTGGCCGCGTAGCGACGGTCGTAGAAAAACTCTTGCCATTGCCGAACCATGCCCAAGTAACCATTGTTGATGATCGCCACATGGATCTTGACGCCTTCTTGTTTGCACGTCGTCAGTTCGGCTGCGGTCATTTGAAATCCGCCATCGCCTACCACCACCCAGATCTCATCCTCCGGCTGAGCAAAATACGCTCCGATGGCGGCGGGCAAGGCGAACCCCATCGTGCCGAGGCCGCCTGAGGTCAAGAGCTTTCGCGAGTAGTCGTGCTTATAGTACTGCGCCTCCCACATTTGATGTTGGCCCACATCGGTCACTACCAACGCCTTGCCTTTGGTTAAGCGCCATAAATCATGGATGACATGCGCCGCGTATAGTTTGCCGTTGTCCGGCAGTTGCTGAATATCTCGCACGGCCGAATCGCCCTTAAGTTCGTCGATCCGTGCAAACCAAGCCTTCCGATCCTGTTTTTCTACGTGAGGCATGAGTGCGTGCAAGGTTTCACGCACATCGCCAATCAACGGCAAGTCCACTTTCACATTCTTGTTGATCTCGGCCGGATCCAGCTCCACATGGATCTTCTTGGCATCGGGCGCGTAGGTTTTGATGTTGCCGGTGACTCGGTCGTCGAAACGCATTCCCAGAGCGATCAGCAGGTCCGCCTCTTGGATTGCCGTGTTGACCCATGCTTCACCATGCATGCCCATCATTCCCAAGCTGTTCGGATGACTGGCGGGGAATCCACCCAAGCCGAGCAGTGTGCTGGTCGTGGGAATGTCGGTTTGCTCCACGAACTGAAGCAGCAAATCGTTGGCGCCGCTTTGGGCGATACCATGCCCCGCAAGGATCACCGGCCGCAGTGCGGAGTTGATCATCTCTACCGCCTGCGCGATAGATTCTGGCAGGGGATGATACTGTGGGCGATGCCCGGGCAGTTGTACAGGATCCTCGTCCCATTCCATGACAGCAGATGCCTGCTGGGCATCTTTAGTAATATCGATGACCACAGGCCCCGGACGACCGGTCGATGCCACGTGAAATGCTTCCCGGATCGTGGGCGCAATCGCCTCCGCCTTGGTGACGAGGTAGTTGTGTTTGGTGATTGGGAGTGTCACCCCGGTGATGTCGGTTTCCTGGAATGCGTCGGTGCCGAGCAAGGTCGAGGGCACCTGCCCGGTGATGGCAACCATGGGAATCGAGTCCAGCATTGCTGTGGCAATGCCAGTGACCAAGTTGGTTGCGCCCGGTCCCGAAGTGGCAATGCAGACCCCTACTTTCCCCGATGCACGCGCGTAGCCATCGGCCATGTGCGCGGCGCCCTGCTCATGACGCACAAGGACATGGCGAATGGGATATTTGAGCATGGCATCGTAGGCGGGCATGATCGCGCCACCCGGATACCCGAACACAACCTCGACGCCTTGCAGCCCCAAAGCTTCCCACAGAATTTCGGCCCCGGAGATTTCCTTGCCGCGGTTATCGGGAGCGACCGCTTTCGGGGCGCCTTGGGGCGCCGAAGCAGCTGTTTTTGTTTCCAACTTTAACACAGGATTCGCCATGATTCCGCCTTTGATAAGTCACAAAAAAGCCCCCAGCATCTTACGGATGAGGGGGCTTGGGAAACTCGTGCGTCTAGGCACTAGTTCAGCAAGTCCCCTCCGTAATCAGGAGCAGGACGCTGCTAACAACACCAGAAATCAATGCCGACCCATGTCCAAAGTGCGTGGAAAACGTGGATTTAAGAGCGGGCCGAAGCATGCGCGTATCCTGATGCGCTTCCGGACAAAAGTCAAATGGAAACCGACGCGGGAGGGGATGTAAAGTTCTGTCAAGGACGGAATTTTACAATGTTACGGCAAAAAAGCGGCGGGTTATTCAGACACAAGATTGCGCGCGGCCTTGAGGATGTCGACGTAACTCACGATGCCCACGAGATTGCCGGAAAAGGGATCAGTGACGGGAATCGCACCCACGTTTTGCTGAAGCATGAGATCTATCGCCTCCCCGAGATCGTCCTCGGGGTGTATGTAAAGGACATCTGCCGACATTAGTTCGGATACTGGCGCTCGGTACTGTCCGCTTAGCGCGCGCATCGCGGATTCTTCGAGAGCGCCCGACGGAAACACGCCGCGCAGGTCCCGGTCGCTAACCATGCCAATCAATGCGGAACCTTCAAGGATCGGCAAGTGGCGGATATTACTCTCCTGCAGCAGCGCCATCGCGTCAACCAGGGGCGTATCGTGTTGGACTACCACGGGGGATTTGGTCATGACATCTTGGACAAGCATGGGCTTCCTTTGATAGGCGCATCGGCGGACTACTGCGCAGGTGTAGCCTGCGTTTCCGGGTTTTTCAAGCGTTACTGGTGGGCATTCAGTGGACATCGACGCCGTCATTGCGTCTCGTGGCTCAATCGCAGGCTTGATCGCGCGCGCCGGGAAGTTCAATATCGAATGCGCCGTTTGCGTAGAGCATATCCGTCGCGAGCCCGCCGTCACATCCAAGCAAGGAACTCGTCAGCGAAAACGTTGAGGTCAGATGGCTGGCATCACCTGAGGCAAAAGTAAAAGTGCCCTCATCAAATCCGCACCGTCCCTGAGGCGTATAACCGGCGGGGCGTGCGTAAGTGGCACTCTCGGCGATCACTACCGCATCTGCGCTGCGCGCCGGAATAGGAATGCGCATGACAAGTCGTTGTCCAGCGATGTCGTTGCATGCGGAATCGCTCATGCCCACGATCAGAGTTGGCTCGGGGATGGCACAGTTCCATTCCGCATAGACGTAGCTGAGCTGAAACTCGAGCGCTGCCGACGAGCTCTGGAGGGTGATGCTGTTGTTAGGGTCTGGCGCAGAAATCGTCTGGCACGTGAGCGAGGTGCCGGTTCCTAGGGTCCCATCCCCACTGCCGCTGTCTCGCGTGATGGGCAAAGGACCGCCGGACCCGCCGCCTCCTCCGCTCGAAAGTCCACGCCTTTGGTCGGTGCAGGCGCCTAGCACGCAGAGGGCCATTAGTGCGATGCATAGCATGCGCATACCTGACTCTAGCGAGCCCAAGCAAGAACGCCAAGCCGCGCCGGTGCTCGACTTGAAAACGGGATCCAAAACGAAGTGAGATTGCTTGACGGCCTGTGGCGAGAAATGCTACGGGCACTGCCATTAAGAGACGCTCCATGGCTGCCAAGAAAAAACAAGACAAGCACCCTTCCTTTATGGATTTTCAAGCGCACCCGACGGGCGCGCATGTTCCGAGGGGGATCTTTTTCACCAAGGGCAAAGGGGTGCACCGCGACCGGCTTAGTTCCTTTGAGTTGGGGCTTAGAGATGCCGGCGTGGAGAAGGCAAACTTGGTGACTGTCTCGTCGATTTTCCCGCCTGCTTGCCGGATTCTCCCAAGAGCCCAAGGCGAGCGATTGATTCTGCCCGGACAAATTGTGCATTGTGTAATGGCGCGGCAGGATACCGACGAGCCCAATCGCTTGATAGCCGCATCCATTGGCTTGGCCCGGCCGGCGGAACGCAGCCATTATGGCTATCTCTCAGAGCACCATCACTACGGGCATACCGCGAAGAAGGCGGGCGACTATGCTGAAGATTTGGCGGCCTCGATGCTGGCCACGACGCTCGGCATCGAATTCGATGCCGACACCGCTTACGACGAACGCAAAGAAGTCTACCGCATGAGCGGAAAGATCGTGAACACCACCTCCGTATCTCAATCGGCTGAAGGCCACAAAGATGGCCTGTGGACGACAGTGGTGGCGCTGGCCGTGTTCGTGTTCTAATCAGGTCGTTACCGCTGCCCTGGCACGACTGGCTGTGAAAGGGCTTCACCCGTCATGGGCACGAAGCGTACGGGGATGCTTTCTTGTTCGTCCAAACCCGTCGCTGTTCGGCGCACCACCCGCAACCGTTGCTCAGCGTCGCCCACCGGCACTACCATCCTGCCCCCAAGCCCAAGCTGCGCCACCAAACGTTGCGGAATGCGTTCCGGTGCGGCTGTAATCACAATGGCATCAAACGGCGCATGTTCGGGCCAACCATAGTGGCCGTCGGCGTGCTTGATGTGGGCCGAATAGCCCAGCTCTTCGAGCA encodes:
- the ilvB gene encoding biosynthetic-type acetolactate synthase large subunit, translating into MANPVLKLETKTAASAPQGAPKAVAPDNRGKEISGAEILWEALGLQGVEVVFGYPGGAIMPAYDAMLKYPIRHVLVRHEQGAAHMADGYARASGKVGVCIATSGPGATNLVTGIATAMLDSIPMVAITGQVPSTLLGTDAFQETDITGVTLPITKHNYLVTKAEAIAPTIREAFHVASTGRPGPVVIDITKDAQQASAVMEWDEDPVQLPGHRPQYHPLPESIAQAVEMINSALRPVILAGHGIAQSGANDLLLQFVEQTDIPTTSTLLGLGGFPASHPNSLGMMGMHGEAWVNTAIQEADLLIALGMRFDDRVTGNIKTYAPDAKKIHVELDPAEINKNVKVDLPLIGDVRETLHALMPHVEKQDRKAWFARIDELKGDSAVRDIQQLPDNGKLYAAHVIHDLWRLTKGKALVVTDVGQHQMWEAQYYKHDYSRKLLTSGGLGTMGFALPAAIGAYFAQPEDEIWVVVGDGGFQMTAAELTTCKQEGVKIHVAIINNGYLGMVRQWQEFFYDRRYAATPLLSPDFVKLADAHDLLGLRVTKRSEIGQAVEEARAYEGTVVVDFRVEQEDSVYPMVPSGADLHNMIRRPSAAPAKEIRKHNPIYETGED
- a CDS encoding CBS domain-containing protein — protein: MLVQDVMTKSPVVVQHDTPLVDAMALLQESNIRHLPILEGSALIGMVSDRDLRGVFPSGALEESAMRALSGQYRAPVSELMSADVLYIHPEDDLGEAIDLMLQQNVGAIPVTDPFSGNLVGIVSYVDILKAARNLVSE
- a CDS encoding arginine decarboxylase, pyruvoyl-dependent, producing MDFQAHPTGAHVPRGIFFTKGKGVHRDRLSSFELGLRDAGVEKANLVTVSSIFPPACRILPRAQGERLILPGQIVHCVMARQDTDEPNRLIAASIGLARPAERSHYGYLSEHHHYGHTAKKAGDYAEDLAASMLATTLGIEFDADTAYDERKEVYRMSGKIVNTTSVSQSAEGHKDGLWTTVVALAVFVF